In one window of Bradyrhizobium sp. AZCC 1721 DNA:
- a CDS encoding helix-turn-helix domain-containing protein — MKRVKHQDGSAERQPAKAAPDAKQLRKLAGDWLKQRRADAELSQADLAARLGLKYYTFISQVENGFSRVPTEIMGAWAGELGLEPAAFARHLLRYYEPELHRLLFGAEST; from the coding sequence ATGAAACGAGTAAAACATCAAGATGGTTCCGCTGAACGTCAGCCGGCCAAGGCCGCGCCGGACGCCAAGCAGTTGCGGAAACTGGCCGGGGATTGGCTGAAGCAGCGGAGGGCGGATGCCGAATTGTCGCAGGCGGATCTCGCTGCTCGCCTCGGCCTGAAATATTACACGTTCATCTCCCAGGTCGAGAACGGGTTCAGTCGAGTTCCAACTGAAATTATGGGAGCTTGGGCCGGCGAATTGGGTCTTGAACCGGCCGCCTTCGCTAGGCATCTGTTAAGGTACTACGAGCCGGAATTGCACCGGCTGCTGTTCGGAGCGGAAAGCACATGA
- a CDS encoding TerC family protein has protein sequence MLELISSQSLTALFQVVMIDLVLAGDNAIVIGLAAAGLPYDQRRKAIVVGILAATALRIGFASVTVQLLQIIGLLLAGGVLLLWVCWKMWRELRTSHHDEPKLQSLSAASTIDASAPERHRKTLGQAVWQITLADVSMSLDNVLAVAGAAREHPMVLIFGLALSIALMGLAANFIARLLEKQRWIAYVGLAIILYVALDMCYRGALEVWPHLSV, from the coding sequence ATGCTAGAGTTGATCTCCTCTCAATCCCTGACAGCGCTTTTCCAGGTCGTGATGATCGATCTGGTGCTCGCCGGCGACAATGCGATTGTCATCGGCCTTGCGGCCGCGGGGCTACCCTATGATCAGCGCAGAAAAGCGATAGTGGTGGGCATTCTGGCGGCAACGGCGCTGCGCATCGGCTTCGCCTCCGTAACGGTCCAGTTGCTGCAGATCATCGGACTGCTGCTCGCCGGCGGCGTCCTGCTGCTTTGGGTGTGCTGGAAGATGTGGCGCGAGTTGCGTACGTCGCATCATGACGAACCGAAATTGCAGAGTCTCTCAGCTGCAAGCACGATCGATGCGTCCGCCCCTGAACGTCATCGGAAAACGCTTGGCCAGGCCGTCTGGCAGATCACGCTGGCCGACGTCTCGATGTCGCTCGACAACGTGCTCGCCGTCGCGGGCGCAGCGCGCGAGCATCCGATGGTTCTGATTTTCGGCTTGGCGCTCTCCATCGCGCTGATGGGGCTTGCCGCCAACTTCATCGCCCGCCTGCTGGAGAAGCAGCGCTGGATCGCCTATGTCGGCCTCGCCATCATACTCTATGTGGCTCTCGACATGTGCTATCGCGGCGCGCTTGAAGTGTGGCCGCACCTCAGCGTCTAG
- a CDS encoding sigma-54-dependent transcriptional regulator, which translates to MAATILIADDDAVQRRLVENMVQKCGYEPLVVDSGDAAVALLTPPDAQAIDAVVLDLVMPGLDGLGVLAKMREAGLSIPVIVQTAHGGIDNVVSAMRAGAQDFVVKPVGFERLQVSLRNALNTSALKGELQRIRHSREGRLTFADIITRSETMAAVLRTAQKAAASSIPVLIEGESGVGKELFARAIHGSGERKAKPFVAVNCGAIPDNLVESILFGHEKGAFTGATERHMGKFVEASGGTLFLDEVGELPLAAQVKLLRALQEGTVEAVGGRKPVKVDVRIISATNRKLLDLVKSGAFREDLFYRLHVLPLTIPPLRMRREDIPHLLRHFLARVAAEENRTITGISGEAVTHLAQLDWPGNIRQLENTVYRAVVMSESDQLGLSDFPQVLGQGVPDGQITHSEPLVVAPSTAPAMVSGSEIPIAPLATAGSLSMLTTTGEVRPLEDMENEIIRFAISHYRGQMSEVARRLKIGRSTLYRKLDEAAANDPAEGGAQDAS; encoded by the coding sequence ATGGCTGCCACCATTTTGATTGCCGACGACGACGCCGTGCAGCGCCGTTTGGTTGAAAACATGGTGCAGAAGTGCGGCTATGAGCCCCTGGTCGTCGACAGCGGCGATGCGGCCGTGGCCTTGCTGACCCCACCGGACGCGCAAGCGATCGACGCGGTCGTGCTCGACCTCGTAATGCCCGGCCTCGACGGGCTCGGCGTGCTCGCAAAAATGCGTGAAGCAGGCCTGAGCATCCCCGTCATCGTGCAGACCGCGCATGGCGGCATCGACAACGTAGTTTCGGCAATGCGCGCCGGCGCGCAGGATTTCGTGGTCAAGCCGGTCGGCTTCGAACGGCTACAGGTGTCGCTGCGCAACGCGCTCAACACCTCAGCGCTCAAGGGCGAATTGCAGCGCATCCGCCACAGCCGCGAGGGACGGCTGACCTTTGCCGACATCATCACGCGCAGCGAGACTATGGCAGCCGTGCTGCGCACCGCGCAGAAGGCGGCGGCATCAAGCATTCCTGTTCTGATCGAGGGCGAATCCGGTGTCGGCAAGGAATTGTTTGCCCGCGCCATTCACGGTTCCGGCGAACGCAAGGCAAAACCCTTCGTCGCGGTCAATTGCGGCGCCATTCCCGACAATCTCGTGGAGTCGATCCTGTTCGGCCATGAGAAGGGCGCCTTCACCGGTGCCACCGAACGGCACATGGGCAAGTTCGTCGAAGCTTCCGGCGGCACGCTGTTTCTCGACGAGGTCGGCGAGCTCCCGCTTGCGGCGCAAGTAAAGCTTTTGCGCGCGCTGCAGGAAGGAACCGTCGAGGCGGTCGGGGGTCGCAAGCCGGTGAAGGTCGACGTCCGCATCATTTCCGCGACCAACCGCAAGCTGCTCGATCTCGTGAAGAGCGGCGCGTTCCGCGAGGACCTGTTCTACCGGCTGCACGTGCTGCCGCTGACCATCCCGCCGCTGCGGATGCGGCGCGAAGACATCCCGCATCTGTTGCGGCATTTCCTGGCGCGCGTTGCCGCCGAGGAGAACCGCACCATCACCGGCATCAGCGGCGAGGCCGTGACCCATCTCGCGCAGCTCGATTGGCCCGGCAACATCCGCCAACTCGAAAACACGGTGTACCGCGCCGTCGTCATGAGCGAAAGCGATCAGCTCGGCCTGTCTGATTTCCCGCAAGTCCTCGGCCAGGGCGTACCGGACGGCCAGATAACGCACAGCGAGCCGTTGGTCGTCGCGCCGTCGACGGCGCCTGCCATGGTTTCGGGTAGCGAGATACCAATTGCCCCGCTCGCCACTGCCGGCAGCCTTTCGATGCTAACCACCACCGGCGAGGTGCGGCCGCTCGAAGACATGGAAAACGAGATCATCCGTTTCGCGATCTCGCATTATCGCGGCCAGATGTCGGAAGTCGCGCGCCGGCTCAAGATCGGTCGTTCCACGCTCTATCGTAAGCTCGATGAAGCTGCCGCCAACGACCCGGCCGAAGGCGGCGCGCAGGACGCTAGTTGA